From one Magnolia sinica isolate HGM2019 chromosome 18, MsV1, whole genome shotgun sequence genomic stretch:
- the LOC131232645 gene encoding protein CDC73 homolog isoform X1 produces the protein MDPLSALRDFTIRGELDKVVRVGDEFRFGSDYSFPCSASTGYRSKQGNLYTLETLVYYIKNHHLKHIEYLQNARNLKIPSVTLPDRKPLLEYLQGKIASHDAIELLIPTVHSSVVDVEEYRPEDPSLPFPKDGPPAEKDENGEDSRILPERPVDYVSMIKALEKPLKDRESLLECRHRDFYGVLVASTRREEERQRAESQQRKDGLVAKSRLLGPDGGVGGGDDAGFESTPKPKMHLKGSKIGEGVPIILVPSASQTLITIYNVKEFLEDGVFVPTDVKMKMGASKPDCVTVQKKFSRDRVVAAYEVRDKPSTMKSEDWERVVAVFVLGKEWQFKDWPFKDHVEIFNKIIGFYMRFEDDSVESAKTVKQWNVKIISISKNKRHQDRAAALEVWDRLEEFVRSRSHT, from the exons ATGGACCCGCTCTCTGCCCTCCGAGACTTCACCATCCGGGGCGAACTCGACAAAGTAGTGCGAGTCGGCGACGAGTTCCGGTTCGGCTCGGACTACTCCTTCCCCTGCTCGGCCTCCACCGGCTACCGCTCCAAGCAAGGGAATCTATATACCCTTGAAACTCTCGTTTATTACATAAAGAACCACCACCTGAAGCACATAGAGTACCTTCAGAACGCTCGCAACCTCAAGATCCCTTCCGTCACTCTCCCTGACAGGAAGCCCTTGCTCGAATACCTTCAGGGCAAGATCGCCTCACATGACGCTATCGAACTtctcatccccaccgtccattcctcCGTTGTTGACGTGGAAGAATACCGCCCCGAGGATCCATCCCTACCCTTCCCCAAAGACGGACCCCCTGCGGAGAAAGACGAGAACGGCGAGGATTCGAGGATTCTACCTGAACGGCCTGTCGACTATGTTTCCATGATTAAGGCTCTGGAGAAGCCTCTTAAAGACAGGGAGTCGCTCCTGGAATGCCGGCACCGGGACTTTTACGGTGTTCTAGTGGCGTCAACGCGGCGGGAGGAGGAGCGGCAGCGGGCGGAGTCGCAACAGCGGAAGGATGGGCTGGTGGCGAAAAGCCGGCTGCTGGGGCCTGACGGCGGGGTTGGTGGGGGTGATGATGCGGGATTCGAGTCAACGCCGAAACCAAAGATGCATCTGAAGGGGAGCAAGATTGGGGAGGGGGTCCCAATCATCCTGGTGCCGAGTGCATCCCAGACACTGATCACGATCTACAATGTTAAGGAGTTTCTGGAGGATGGGGTGTTTGTGCCGACGGATGTGAAGATGAAGATGGGGGCGTCGAAGCCGGACTGTGTTACGGTGCAGAAGAAGTTCAGTAGGGATCGAGTGGTGGCCGCATATGAGGTGAGGGACAAGCCATCGACGATGAAGTCAGAGGACTGGGAAAGGGTGGTTGCAGTCTTTGTTTTAGGGAAGGAGTGGCAGTTCAAGGATTGGCCTTTCAAGGATCATGTCGAAATCTTCAATAAGA TCATCGGGTTTTACATGCGTTTTGAAGATGACAGTGTGGAGTCTGCAAAGACAGTGAAACAGTGGAATGTTAAGATTATTTCG ATTAGCAAGAATAAAAGGCACCAGGACAGGGCTGCAGCACTTGAGGTATGGGACAGGCTAGAAGAATTTGTGCGTTCAAGGTCACATACGTGA
- the LOC131232645 gene encoding protein CDC73 homolog isoform X2, with translation MDPLSALRDFTIRGELDKVVRVGDEFRFGSDYSFPCSASTGYRSKQGNLYTLETLVYYIKNHHLKHIEYLQNARNLKIPSVTLPDRKPLLEYLQGKIASHDAIELLIPTVHSSVVDVEEYRPEDPSLPFPKDGPPAEKDENGEDSRILPERPVDYVSMIKALEKPLKDRESLLECRHRDFYGVLVASTRREEERQRAESQQRKDGLVAKSRLLGPDGGVGGGDDAGFESTPKPKMHLKGSKIGEGVPIILVPSASQTLITIYNVKEFLEDGVFVPTDVKMKMGASKPDCVTVQKKFSRDRVVAAYEVRDKPSTMKSEDWERVVAVFVLGKEWQFKDWPFKDHVEIFNKIA, from the exons ATGGACCCGCTCTCTGCCCTCCGAGACTTCACCATCCGGGGCGAACTCGACAAAGTAGTGCGAGTCGGCGACGAGTTCCGGTTCGGCTCGGACTACTCCTTCCCCTGCTCGGCCTCCACCGGCTACCGCTCCAAGCAAGGGAATCTATATACCCTTGAAACTCTCGTTTATTACATAAAGAACCACCACCTGAAGCACATAGAGTACCTTCAGAACGCTCGCAACCTCAAGATCCCTTCCGTCACTCTCCCTGACAGGAAGCCCTTGCTCGAATACCTTCAGGGCAAGATCGCCTCACATGACGCTATCGAACTtctcatccccaccgtccattcctcCGTTGTTGACGTGGAAGAATACCGCCCCGAGGATCCATCCCTACCCTTCCCCAAAGACGGACCCCCTGCGGAGAAAGACGAGAACGGCGAGGATTCGAGGATTCTACCTGAACGGCCTGTCGACTATGTTTCCATGATTAAGGCTCTGGAGAAGCCTCTTAAAGACAGGGAGTCGCTCCTGGAATGCCGGCACCGGGACTTTTACGGTGTTCTAGTGGCGTCAACGCGGCGGGAGGAGGAGCGGCAGCGGGCGGAGTCGCAACAGCGGAAGGATGGGCTGGTGGCGAAAAGCCGGCTGCTGGGGCCTGACGGCGGGGTTGGTGGGGGTGATGATGCGGGATTCGAGTCAACGCCGAAACCAAAGATGCATCTGAAGGGGAGCAAGATTGGGGAGGGGGTCCCAATCATCCTGGTGCCGAGTGCATCCCAGACACTGATCACGATCTACAATGTTAAGGAGTTTCTGGAGGATGGGGTGTTTGTGCCGACGGATGTGAAGATGAAGATGGGGGCGTCGAAGCCGGACTGTGTTACGGTGCAGAAGAAGTTCAGTAGGGATCGAGTGGTGGCCGCATATGAGGTGAGGGACAAGCCATCGACGATGAAGTCAGAGGACTGGGAAAGGGTGGTTGCAGTCTTTGTTTTAGGGAAGGAGTGGCAGTTCAAGGATTGGCCTTTCAAGGATCATGTCGAAATCTTCAATAAGA TTGCATGA